Sequence from the Paramisgurnus dabryanus chromosome 3, PD_genome_1.1, whole genome shotgun sequence genome:
ACCCTGTGAACCTCCTGCAGCCTGTTGTCTAGCCTGCTCTTCCTGTAAACACAGATGCACATGATGAACCAGAGTGACTCTGAATCAGGCCACTGAATCATCACGTTCCTCAACCCATCCATTTCTTACCCTTTGTGCTCTTTCGTGCTCCTCCTTCGCTTTCTTGACTCGTTCTTGCCTCGCTCTGATCTCCCGTTCTTCCCGCTTGCGTTCGTATTTGCGCTTATGCTCAATGATTTTGTTTGCCTGTGAGGGACGGAGGGATCAAGACACAGTAGCTTAAGATTTCAAAAAACAACTTCACATTTTTCTACAAAGACTTTGTTCACCCTTTCTTCAAACTATTgtctttattattaatattatacaaAAAGATTTCTTTTGATAGCAGTTTCTACAACTGGCCGAAAAATGTGCTCCTGTACAGCTCAGTGATAGAGCATTGTGCATGTCATGGTTCAAACCCAGGAaaacacatactaataaaaatgtatactttttaaTGCatagataaaagtgtctgccaaatgcataaatgttaatgttaaattaCAGGTGTAAATAGCCTGAGAGAAAGTGattgaaatgtttaattttatgAACCGCACAATAtgcagggctcaaaattaacttttttatttggtagcactggtgctcccaacttcccagcaaaaatttaggcgcactcatccaaaaattatgaagcaccacaactacaatgtataAGTTAATagattgtttttattaaaaattaaacaccaCAACTGGGCTTTACACATCCTATGGCCAGGATTTGAAATTTGGTCTTTTTTGCTGCATAGATTCCTAAAATAATACCCAAatgctgtttaaataatatagcagcaataataatttaacaattacaagTAACATAATTatgattacaatagaaaatctagcaaacacgtaaaacactgattaattgtgacattacaaaagtgaccctaatatagaaggctaatatattggtattgataactgcattaccaggatgctattactactaaataggcaatgtttttaaaaaccataccATCAGAATTGTCGTGTTccaccttaactctttcaccgccagcatttttaaaaaaagttgccagccagcgccagcgtttttcatgattttcaccaaagtttaatgccttccaggaaatgttcttttttaaatatataaacatacaatataccaaatgaaagaacagaccctctgctttcaaacaaaaaaaaccgtttcatcctacctttagtggttcttttgcaatcagcttttgaatatgggtaggtttttgcaaaaacaccatattttgagcaaaaagcagagataattccatttttatgacggatttttcatagagatctcattcagagtgatctttaaaacagacactgacatgcagcagcttgccatagagcaatacttccgttttaaaaagttgcggaagggctaatagcggtattgcggaaagacggaaaatctcgtcattggcggggaagcgttttctcttaattgacgagatatctcgtcaatggcggggaaagagttaacatggAATACAAGGATGTTTGTCGGATGTCCCTCAAGCAGGATACGCAAATACATCAAACACTATTTGATAGACAGATTTGTCACCacactttttgtgtttttgggactttcgccatgtttaagcaaggtctCGCGCTTAAAATGTGTGGATTCTGCCACCAACGCCGTTTTACCTGCAACCTCCGTTTcacaggatttacagtaaacacagtaacATCAAGCCATTTTCATAGCGGAGCCACTCATAATCTTTAAGCCACTCTCTCCGAAAGGTTAAGCCTTATTTTCCGGTggtgaagttgcatttaaatcCAGACCGTCGTTATGAATTAatacagtagtaacattggctgtagtcAGCACGTTCTCTTCATGCTCGCAGTgcgttttttcacattttcgcgctttgtgtaccaacgtagcacggcaacaagTAATGATTGACAttcatattagccaatctgcgctcttcattaaacgcaagaacttaatggtgaaatttgattggttatgtaatGTTGGAGAGAACGCTGAACCTGGAACAGCACACAGCATacacaatctaaatcaagtcaCACCACAACAAAATAGGCAGTCGCaaaaatgctcccaaatatattttaaggtcgcactgattaaatttcggtcgcatatgcgaccaaaacagtcgcaatttcgagccctaATATGGTTAGGTTTCATATATCAGACTCATTTAGCCAGTATTTTTGTTAGGATTTGGCATAGATACCTTTGGCTGAACTTCTTTAAGCATGGCACTGGCATCTTCATCATAGTCAAGTTTGCAGGCCATTGCCAAGTCTTTTGCTGCCTCTTCCCAATGTCCAAGCAATCTGTGAAAGAGATCATATATCTTTTACATTGCAGTAGTAACATAAGACTAAGCCCAATGCATAGCCGGTACAACACACCCTTACTTGAAAAAGATCTGCATCTTATTCTACATGAGAGGATACAAGGGTGGAAACGTAGCTGTTATAGGAATCATTTGgctgaaaataatttttttatctatatagtcattatttattcatcctcaTATCATTCCAAATGATTTTATACTTTTGCAAAACACAAGGAACGTTAGGTAGAATTGAAATTAATGCTGCTTTATAATGTGCACAAAATCTTGCCCTCTATCAACAGCCTTCAAATCTTTCTTGGCTAAACTTCCCATTTCGCAAAAGAAAATCATTTGGGTATGGACTGACAAGAGGCGAGTAAACAATATTTTTCCAGTTTAAGGTGAACCGTTCCTTTTACCTGTGTGCTTTCCCCCTCCACTTATAGGGTTGGGCTGAATCTGGGTTAATTTCAATGGCTCTGTTACAATCTCTGATCGCAGCGTTGGGTTTCTGCATCTTCACATACACACTGACAAAAACACACACGGGTCATAATTAACACCACATGCAATCAAATAGCAAAGTGAGTAAGGTGGTGATTGGTTACCTTGCTCTTTTGGCGTAAAGAATGGCCAATTTGGGGTTGAGTATGATGGCCTCTGTGAACAGATCCAGAGCTTTCTGTAGGTCACCTAAAAAGACCAGAGTAAGCATTATAAGCGACTTAAACAAAATTATGCACATCATAATTGCATAATCACAGATTTTATGATTTTAATTAATGTGGTAGCTCACCATCTCCTAACACTCCAATGGCCTCACACTTCTTCTCATTGGCCTGGTCTATCATTTCATCTGTCACCTGtaataaagaaaacatttcagacaTTTATATGCTCCGGTGTACATcgttggatgtagcggcattttaCCGTAATTCATTGCGAAGCTTAGTAAGCATCATCGGCTGATTTATCATCCCATCCCTAAATGGTACGAATAAATGCGCAATGTCTCTTCACTACACGTACCTCCAGGTTCTCATAATCGCCCATCTCTTGAGGTTCATCTGTATCTGGCTCAATCACTCCTTCATTGTCAATTTCTGTAGAAATAAAGGCCATCTTTTGTTCATAACATTACAGTTTTATATATCCTCAGATCAGATACAAGCTTCTCACCAAACTCCCATGCGTTTTAACCATCAACATCTTGCTCTAGAACTTGTTTATTTTGGATTGATATTCATTGCTAGTGCTGTGTAATAGCCCAGAAGGCACAATACACACTGATATACTGGAGCAAAGGATAAGGTGACATCAGCGATAGCTGGGAAACATTTAGAGCTATTACCAAGGCCATACACAAGCCAGAACGATGGCATACGAGGAGCAAACCAAGAATATTGAAGTCAATAAATGTCACGTACCTATTTCACTCTCCTCACTCTCAGATGGTGGGGTTGGTTCGGGGGCTGGCTTAGGTTCTGGGGCTGGTGCTGATTTGGGAGCCCCATCGCATGGACAGCCTCCCTGTAGGTAAATTCAAAGATAGGATTGGAAAAAAACAATTCTGCCAATGTAAGAGCCATAATCTATGGCATAATACAATTTCAAACTAAAAGACAAatctaatttatttttatacaatGATCAGCATGCAATAGATTATGTTCTGGAACATTTCTTTAATAAATGTACAGACATAACAGTCAATGCTgttgatttctttttttttacctggcatGGTGAGCTGTTCCTTGATGGTGATGGTATGGTCGCTCCCatcctacaataaaaaaaacacattgtgtTTATTACATTGATGAacacaaagcacagttaaaTTCTGTGCAcaccagggtttcccgcagaaaatttgttagttaaggtggtagggttgtgcaggtgggcgggccaggggcgtggcaatcaaaggggccaGGCATATGCgtcatgataaaaatatttttatttaaaacactcaaataaaactacattttgaagaaactatgacagaaaatgaacacatactagattattaatgaattaaatgttttatcaacaggctagttatccttcagacagtgacggaccatgtctttctctcattacggccatgtggcgtttggtggaatttttttttggacgacctagttaaaggcgttctaagcgaatctgcgagacgttagtttttgttgacgtttgaactgttttcaaacagacggagcgtagctaactcctccccctcccttccgtgctttcatgaacacgcccaacccccacccccaaatcctttttgtcgtttattggctggaatactttgtttgttttgtggtgctaggtttggccactatgttgatattgctgtttgtgaagcctgggctgtctacagagatcgcgtttttttacagtttgatcagcggacaggcagcaagcagatagtgaggagatgtttccggtatgtaacaaaaatgttttatggtctaaaacacgtcaattcgcttagagcgcctttaaggtggtagggtatcccagcttaggtgggctgcccgaactgaaaagtgctgcgggaaaccctgcacaCTATCGAAAATCAGATGATGCTGGTACTTTCTGGAAGCCTCATGTTATGCACATGCGATGTGGGCGTGACTGCTCACACAAACACTAAACTTTGGCATCTAACCCTACTTTATTACACAATGTCTCTCTTACACAACAGACAAAATTTGATAATTTTTGTAATGAAAAACATACAATTTGTAATCAGTATTGAagttaaaacacaaaaacagcaaATATGCATGATAGACTTACCCATGCAGCCAGGATTTAAAGAAACTCATCTCTGGCATATGCAGTATAGCTGGATTATCTTTACACAGCTGCACGAAGGCCTTCAACTCCGACACTTTCTGCGGATCCATCTTTCACTACAGGCGCTGAATCAAACTCAACCAAAGAAAACACTGGCTGGAAAAACAAGGAAGCGTGCAcgtattattatttacatatgaATGCGCAGGTGAAATCCGTCTGGCATAACATGCACATACAATATCTACTAAAACCCCAATATGTAGCAAATAAACTGTTCAGTGCAACAGTGCGACAAATGATACGTAATTAGTGGCGCGAGGGATTACCACACGCGCTACATGGAAGCTTCTGGAAGCGTGAATTATGAAATCAACGCTTTATTTAAATCCTCGTTTATTTAACAGTGAAAATAGGCCCTGATTCAAACAAATGCAAGACAATGCAATACCTGAAACAGCGAATTCCCTAAAACGCGCTTCCTCAGCTGCGATTTGAGGGTCGTGAGATTGAGCTCGCTCTGGCACACGCGAGTCACTGAACTCGACACGGGGAATTTTGCGCAGGCGCGAATTAAACTACTCACTGATATGACAGAATCAAAACAAGAGGGGTGCTTTACGTCACTTACATCTTTTTTCTCTCTCAAACAAATATGCACTATTATTGattaaaaatagtactaaataaatatttaataatataaaagtACCATTCTGAAAACACTCACAAAAATGGAAAGCAAACTAAAACTGAAGCTTTCCTcaaccacaacaacaaaaattaATGTTCTGACAATTCTGTGAATATTATCATTTTAAGTTATATTAGAAATGTTTAGTTTACTATAAAAGGTCGGATTGAAGGCTTATATACAATTAACTCCCCAAAATACTTAAATTATAAAGTTAACGAAATGTCACAATATCGTATTCATGTTACTTTCTTTATAgctatatattttatgtatttttttttacatatctatAGCAGTAATATTTGCTATTTTATGTTATGGTTTCCGTTCAGATTATTGAAAAACAACTTTGATTTGAAAAAATTTTGTTTGGTTTCCTTCCTTGTATTAACGtcttttaaacttattaaaaTTCAGCAATATTGGAAAACGATTACAAACTTTAAGAAAacagacatttttaatccaaatGTCATGAATTTTCTCTTTTGGGGAATATAAAGGTCTACTGGACCACTTTGGAGAACATTGATATAAAAAAGCAAATAGTTGtactattttttattaatatactCTGTTTGATTAAAGATTTGTACACTCGTACATATTTTGCGTATATGTTCTGTATAATGTATATTGTTTTTTACTAATAAAAACAACGAGAATGAAAATGCTTATAAAAGTAGACGGGTCCGCCGTTAATCTTAGTCGCAGAGTGCTACTGTCATAACGGAACGAGCCAATCAGAGCGTCGGAGTTTCTCCCGATCCACCAATCAGCGCTCAGAGTCCTGAATGAGGAGAATGACAGTCACCTTCCAACGAGATCATGCTTACAGCTTACATGTGCATTTTCAGTATGTTGCCTTTGGGTTAACAATGCAAAGTTGTGATTTTAATGAATATAGTTATGCGAGCCTAAGTCTACCTCATGTTGAAAGTTAACGGTTTAGCTGTTTTAGAAATCACGCGTTCTTGCAACGATGTTGCATTCTACCACAAATCTAGTGAGATCCGCCGTCAAGTGCTTTACCCGCTCTCACTGGAGTCCAGGTAAAATACATGATTTAACCACACTTATTTACGTTTATATATAATTCACTATTATGTAGTGTTTGACTGAGTACTGACTGAGGAGATGGCACGAGATGTCATTGTGGTAGTAGTAAACAATGTTTAAAGTTGTGAATATTGACAAATATTTTGACAAAGGCTTTTATCACTTCAGTCCAACATGAAAAGCTCAATAACCTAAGCTTGATATTGTTATGTTCATATTATCTGGCATGCGATAGACCAAGATTTATAAACATATAGTTTAAATCTACCACATTACCCAATGTTCCAACTAATTTTATTTTACCATAATGCTGTCATTTACTATTTTACAATTGAACAATAATTCACTAGACCTTTTTTATCTTTAAGTTACATGTTTGTTTCTGtctttacatatatttttaagcCCTGAGACATTCATGTCTGTCATGGCAGTTTATCActattttaaagatttaaagatgcttaaagattttttgtttttggtgAAAACTTTATTCTTTTCTACAGGATCCATATGGTGTCCGTGTAGgaatgtgtctgtgaaaacAGGGGGATGGAAAACCAAGAAAGTTCCTCAGCGATACCTCGGGCAGCCAAGCCCCTACACACACCCTCACCTAATCAAATACGGTCAGAGAAACCAAGTATCATAAACACTTTTTACGTTAGTCATTGCCATTgaactttatttaaaatgtctctTCTAACTGACTAATCACTGGAAAAGATAGCACACTTGTCTCTATGACATCCATGGGCCCTctaaacagaaaaaaagaacCTGACCATGCCTTGTgtatgttaaagcaacactatgtagtttccatgtaaaaatgacttacagctcccccatgtggatgaaaagcgcaacagtgcctggtatcagacactcttctgcaggcagggggagtgGCGGGGCTGTGTgatctaccctccaccgccactttcagagtgtgctttagcagctaggaggctgctctggttgcagcaacagtacaatttgtccagttaaaagttgttctatcactgaaataattttagagacattgtttaaaggtaaaaaactacatagtgttgctttaaggcaCCGATATAGGGACCAAAATGATGCCATATCTGATTCGAACCATCTTACTAGTGCTATTAGTGGTGCATAAATTACACAAAGCAGTTTTTAGGAACATGTGTGGATTTAGTTATGGTGTTTAAATGCCAAAATCTAAACTTGTAAATGTCTGGCACTCACAGGTGAGGTGACCCCAGGTCTAACCCAGACAGAGTTCGAGTTGCGCCGGCAGCGCTTGGCATCTCTGATCGAGATGCAGGCAGATAGATTGACAGCTTCTGGAACCTCCTCAAACTCCAACCACATCGTCATTGTCTTATCACATCCCATTTGTTACATGACCAATGACATCCCTTACCCGTTCCACCAGAACCAGGACTTCTTGTACCTGACCGGTATTATGGAACCGGACAGCGCGTTGGTCATGTATGGATCTGGTAAGCCAGACCAGGCCGTGTTGTTCGTTCCTCGACGAGACCCAGCACGAGAGCTTTGGGACGGGCCTCGTTCGGGAAAAGATGGAGCAGCTGCCCTGACAGGTCTAGAGCGAGTTCACAGCACAGAGGAACTGGGTGTAGTGCTAAAGAGTATGAAAGGTAAAAAACAATCaagcatacatttacatttatgcatttggtggCCGTCAAGGGCTTCATTTTctcagtttgtgtgtgtgttacctAGGAATCAAACCCAAGACATTTGAACAATAAGGACCTTATATAAAATTTATTTGGAAGATGCTTGTATGTACAtatgtggagaaagaggaccactCTGACGTcattgtatgtggaatgatactacgtaatgtctttgtgtcagtttattgtttaaaatggtccgcaagtgtgcgtttcacatttGTGACGTGTGACCATTTGACTTGCTTTATGCAATACGTAAGGTCGCGCTTGCacgtcacacggctagtgcaagacaagaagttgtggtttaaaagtgcatatttttatttttattgtcgaAAATTGTTTTGCTATATAAGACcattatgccttgtttgggatcgttcagagccctttgaagctgcgttgaaactgcagTCTTAAACTgcaaactgttgaggtccaataaggTCTataaaattgagaaaaatcctggaatgttttcctcaaaaaacttaatttcttcttgactgaacaaaacAGACATCTTGGATggcatgggggtgagtaaattatcaggatcttttttaagaaagtggagtaatcctttaacccAAAACTTGCTTACTCAGGATATGGCAGTTTCAAAACACTGTTTAAAGCTGCATTCGGACAAGCAGCGACTAGCAGAGCGATGCGATCTCATTGATTTTCAATGGAAGATTGCCGATTTTGGCCGCATGAGCGACATTGACCGCTGGGGACTGGATGGGCCGTGTCCAGTCGcgcgacaaagttgagaaatgtttaactttatgcaaattatgagcaactttcgggagcgactaccagtGGGAACGAAGCTGGAGACGCAACtaatttgtttatgacaaccagatttagaaacgcctcttttgaaagagacaagcgacacacagcgacaaagatgtttataatgtgaatgtaccttaaaGGTGACGGAGAATTAAAAATTTGTTTACCTTTTAGTTAAATAActgtagtctacccgcattcacgaacatacgaAAAGTGCgtttcatagaaattcctcctTTAGAAATGTCCGCCAGAAAATGGCCCATTCTGAACAACGGATACATATTACGTAAAATGTATCTCACCCCCCCCACTCTAATTCAATTCCCTccccttttaaaaataatttgcatACATCCGGCTTCTCACCTCCAACGGGAAGTAAATTGCAGCAGTGTTAGCTAAATTCAATGCGAAATGGGGAGTAGCGTTCCGAGGTGTGCTCTTCTATCTGTAAAATTTTAGTCTGTCCGTGTTCTGAAGACGGCGAAGTTTACATTCTTTTGAGTGCCAGCAGAGGCAGCCAATCAGCGTCAAGTGCTTGCATTTCATATTGAGGTTGCCAGTTAAGCCCAAAGGGACACCAAATATGTGCAAAACCACACGTTTACAATTCCCCACCCTAATATAGctttctgagagaggtttttaagGCATTATAGACCAAAccaaattttttatgtttacgtCACATCACAGAATAAGAATTAATACCCAGTTCAagcattctatgtcacctttaatgttaaaaaaccTCATAAAGTAAAATTTTCATGCCATGTGCACTTTAAGAGTGTAACAACATAAAGGCATTGTCAATGGATCACCGATTTCATGAGTCACCATAAAAACACCAGAGaacttaaaagtttttacatttcttgcaaaattaaagggatagttcggccaaaaaggatattaaacccatgatttactcacccgcAAGCTCTCCGAGTTGCATAtatccatcgtttttcagacaaacacattttcggatattttagaaaatgttttagatctttcagttgattaaatgtaatgttacggggtccacccatagtccacgaccttcaagtccaaaaaaagtgcatccatccttcacaaattaaatccaaacggctccaggatgataaacaaaggtcttctgatggtattccgcgcggtgttgttgtagaaatatccatatttaaaactttattaaagcaacactatgtagtttccatgtaaaaatgacttacagctcccccatgtggtcgaaaagcgcaacagtgcctggtatcagagaCTCTTCTGCAGGGaggggggaggggcggggctgtgtgctctaccctccaccgccactttcagagtgtgcttgtagcagctaggaggttgctcaggttgcagcaacagtacaatttgtccagttaaaagttgttctatcactgaaataattttagagacattatttaaaggtaaaaaaaactacatagtgttgctttaatgaaaaaaatatcttccggtagcgccgccatcttagtcgcgtccgcattcag
This genomic interval carries:
- the st13 gene encoding hsc70-interacting protein produces the protein MDPQKVSELKAFVQLCKDNPAILHMPEMSFFKSWLHGMGATIPSPSRNSSPCQGGCPCDGAPKSAPAPEPKPAPEPTPPSESEESEIEIDNEGVIEPDTDEPQEMGDYENLEVTDEMIDQANEKKCEAIGVLGDGDLQKALDLFTEAIILNPKLAILYAKRASVYVKMQKPNAAIRDCNRAIEINPDSAQPYKWRGKAHRLLGHWEEAAKDLAMACKLDYDEDASAMLKEVQPKANKIIEHKRKYERKREEREIRARQERVKKAKEEHERAQREEQARQQAAGGSQGGFPGFPGGAGFPGGAGFPGGAGFPGGMGGLNDLFKDPEVLMAMQDPDVMAAFQDVAQNPANIAKYQSNPKIMALINKLSSKFGGQQP